In Phragmites australis chromosome 24, lpPhrAust1.1, whole genome shotgun sequence, the following are encoded in one genomic region:
- the LOC133907704 gene encoding probable prolyl 4-hydroxylase 3 produces MAGRAAGRGGRPLLGGAGGGGGGKRSGRPSTAVVAALLLACAALFLLLALGALSLPGASDGAGRGAGLARPRPRLRRSAFESGLEMRGEKGEPWTEVLSWEPRAFVYHNFLSKEECEYLISLAKPHMKKSTVVDSATGGSKDSRVRTSSGMFLRRGQDKVIRTIEKRIADYTFIPVEHGEGLQVLHYEAGQKYEPHFDYFHDDYNTKNGGQRIATLLMYLSDVEEGGETVFPSVTVNNSSSPFYNELSECAKRGLSVKPKMGDALLFWSMKPDGSLDPTSLHGGCPVIKGNKWSSTKWMRVHEYQV; encoded by the exons ATGGCGGGCCgggcggcggggcggggcgggagGCCGCTGCTGGGTGGCGCCGGCGGAGGCGGGGGTGGGAAGCGGAGCGGGAGGCCGTCGACGGCGGTCGTGGCGGCGCTGCTGCTGGCGTGCGCGGCGCTGTTCCTGCTCCTGGCGCTCGGAGCGCTCTCGCTGCCCGGGGCCTCCGATGGCGCCGGCCGCGGCGCGGGGCtcgcgcgcccgcgcccgcgcctccGCAGATCCGCGTTCGAATC GGGTCTGGAAATGCGCGGGGAGAAGGGGGAGCCGTGGACGGAGGTGCTGTCGTGGGAGCCCCGCGCGTTCGTGTACCACAACTTCCTC TCCAAGGAAGAATGTGAGTATTTGATTTCACTGGCAAAGCCTCACATGAAGAAGTCAACAGTAGTTGATTCAGCAACTGGAGGGAGCAAGGATAGCAG GGTGCGGACAAGTTCGGGAATGTTTCTTAGAAGAGGGCAGGACAAAGTTATTCGTACAATCGAGAAAAGGATAGCAGATTACACCTTCATACCTGTAG AGCATGGAGAGGGTCTTCAAGTTCTCCACTATGAAGCTGGACAGAAGTACGAACCTCATTTTGATTACTTCCATGATGATTACAACACCAAAAATGGAGGCCAGCGTATAGCAACTCTTCTTATGTATCT TTCGGATGTTGAAGAGGGTGGTGAGACTGTGTTCCCTTCCGTGACAGTGAACAACAGCTCATCACCATTTTATAATGAACTGTCTGAATGTGCAAAGAGGGGTCTATCTGTTAAACCGAAGATGGGAGATGCATTGCTTTTCTGGAGCATGAAACCTGATGGATCCCTGGATCCCACAAGCCTGCACG GTGGATGTCCAGTGATAAAAGGCAACAAATGGTCTTCAACAAAGTGGATGCGTGTTCATGAGTACCAAGTTTAG